In a genomic window of Helianthus annuus cultivar XRQ/B chromosome 10, HanXRQr2.0-SUNRISE, whole genome shotgun sequence:
- the LOC110882318 gene encoding putative nuclease HARBI1: MSFAREVINPTSSNAIANTSERHRKLKQIFPGAIGALDGTLVHAVVPVDQQTRYRGRGKGECFQNVLAICDFDMIFTFVWAGWEGIAHDSRVLKEVAFNPTSGFSFPPPDKYYLCDAAYTNTRGFMTPYRNTRYWLADFRRQRALTKEEKFNHAHAQLRNVIERSYGVLKARFPILKQMAPFSFPIQRDIVIACFAVHNFIRKCNIRDQLFVEYGENTLFSEIQGGENVGQFVHDIEWGSQDIEYMTTLRNQIASQLI, translated from the exons ATGAGTTTCGCAAGAGAAGTTATAAATCCAACATCTTCTAATGCAATTGCAAATACCTCAGAACGACATAGAAAGCTAAAACAAATATTCCCTGGAGCAATAGGTGCGCTAGATGGAACTCTTGTACATGCAGTCGTGCCTGTTGATCAACAGACTCGTTACAGGGGAAGAGGAAAGGGTGAATGCTTTCAGAATGTCTTAGCAATTTGTGATTTTGATATGATATTCACGTTTGTATGGGCCGGATGGGAGGGGATTGCACATGATTCACGAGTTTTAAAAGAAGTAGCATTTAACCCGACTTCCGGGTTTTCCTTCCCCCCACCAG ATAAATATTATCTTTGTGACGCTGCATACACTAACACTCGTGGATTTATGACTCCCTACCGTAATACGAGATATTGGTTAGCCGATTTTCGACGACAACGTGCGTTAACTAAGGAAGAAAAATTCAATCATGCCCATGCACAACTCAGAAATGTTATTGAGCGCTCATATGGTGTTTTGAAGGCGAGATTCCCAATCTTAAAGCAAATGGCTCCCTTTTCTTTTCCAATCCAAAGGGACATAGTGATCGCCTGTTTCGCCGTCCATAATTTTATAAGAAAATGCAATATTCGTGATCAATTATTTGTGGAGTATGGCGAGAACACTCTGTTTTCTGAAATACAAGGTGGAGAAAATGTTGGGCAGTTCGTTCACGACATAGAATGGGGTTCACAAGACATCGAGTATATGACTACTTTGCGTAACCAGATAGCTAGTCAActaatttga